In Carya illinoinensis cultivar Pawnee chromosome 9, C.illinoinensisPawnee_v1, whole genome shotgun sequence, the following are encoded in one genomic region:
- the LOC122277532 gene encoding patellin-6-like, translating into METPSPISIQNTPLQDLPEVSPKPYKKSFVTTLMEAATLRSSSFKEDTYFISNLKSSEKKALQELKDKLLASDASDASMWGIPLLGGDEKADVVLLKFLRARDFRVSDALNMLLKCLSWRREFGADSVLEEELGFKELEGVVAYMHGYDREGHPVCYNAYGVFRDKDMYERIFGDDEKLQKFLRWRVQVLERGINLLHFKPGAVNSIIQVTDLKDMPKRELRVASNHILSLFQDNYPEMVARKVFINVPWYFSVLYSMFSPFLTQRTKSKFVISKEGNVAETLYKFIRPEDIPVQYGGLSRASDLQNGPPKPASEFHVKGGEKVNIQIEGIEAGATITWDIVVGGWELEYSAEFVPSAEGSYVIAVEKPRKISASEEAVHNSFTSSEAGKMVFSVDNTASRRKKVAAYRYIVRKSTAIVPSSYAN; encoded by the exons ATGGAAACCCCATCACCCATCTCCATCCAAAATACCCCACTCCAGGACCTCCCAGAGGTATCCCCTAAACCCTACAAAAAAAGCTTCGTAACCACACTCATGGAGGCCGCCACGCTTCGCTCTTCTTCCTTCAAAGAGGACACCTACTTCATTTCCAACCTCAAGTCCTCTGAAAAGAAAGCTCTGCAAGAGCTCAAGGACAAGCTCTTGGCTTCTGATGCTTCGGACGCCTCAATGTGGGGCATTCCTCTGTTGGGAGGTGACGAGAAGGCAGATGTGGTTCTCTTGAAGTTTCTGCGAGCAAGAGACTTCAGGGTCTCGGACGCGCTCAACATGTTGCTGAAGTGCTTGTCTTGGAGGAGAGAGTTTGGAGCGGATAGTGTGTTAGAGGAGGAGCTGGGATTCAAGGAGCTTGAGGGTGTGGTGGCCTACATGCATGGTTACGACCGGGAGGGACACCCTGTTTGTTACAATGCTTACGGGGTTTTCAGAGACAAGGATATGTACGAGAGGATCTTTGGGGACGACGAGAAACTTCAGAAGTTCTTGAGGTGGAGGGTTCAGGTGCTTGAGAGAGGGATCAACCTTCTGCATTTTAAGCCCGGTGCGGTTAACTCTATCATCCAGGTCACTGATCTCAAGGACATGCCCAAGAGAGAGCTCAGGGTCGCTTCTAATCACATCCTCTCTTTGTTTCAAGATAACTATCCCGAGATGGTAGCTCGCAAG GTTTTTATCAATGTTCCATGGTACTTCAGCGTCTTGTATTCGATGTTCAGCCCATTTCTAACTCAGCGAACGAAAAGCAAGTTCGTAATCTCAAAGGAAGGGAATGTGGCCGAGACACTCTACAA GTTTATTAGGCCTGAGGATATTCCTGTTCAGTATGGTGGACTGAGTCGAGCCAGTGATTTGCAGAACGGTCCCCCAAAACCAGCTTCCGAGTTCCACGTCAAAGGCGGAGAGAAAGTGAATATCCAGATCGAGGGAATTGAG GCGGGTGCAACGATAACATGGGATATAGTCGTGGGTGGTTGGGAGTTGGAGTACAGTGCAGAGTTCGTACCGAGTGCAGAAGGAAGCTACGTTATTGCTGTGGAGAAGCCAAGGAAGATTTCAGCCTCGGAAGAAGCAGTTCACAACTCGTTCACATCGAGTGAAGCAGGCAAAATGGTGTTCTCAGTAGATAACACTGCTTCCAGGAGGAAAAAAGTTGCTGCTTATCGGTACATTGTGCGCAAATCCACTGCCATAGTACCATCATCCTAtgctaattaa
- the LOC122275418 gene encoding probable protein phosphatase 2C 65, producing the protein MGAGCSVKAGRYGGSIMEDHHVDENGDKVHVEEDHAQLHGDFGARIRLEGPSRFTSMYSQQGRKGINQDSMTVWEDFIGEKETLFCGVFDGHGPHGHKISRHVRDSLPLKLSASLKYLQLNHTKFGDVDSDVAKDEDDDDDDNDNNNISDTKDIHYNEYNNHHLSLASIEASFVKSFKETDQELSQQSSTDAFCSGSTAVIVVKQGHHLIIANLGDSRAVLYTRGDNDQLLPIQLTVDMKPDISSEAERIKNCQGRVFAIDGEPNVYRMWMPDEDCPGLAMSRAFGDFCLKNCGLISIPEVSYWKLTNDDEFVVLATDGIWDVLTNNEVIRILTSAKRRSTAAKLLVHHAVRAWKSKYPGSKVDDCTVICLFLKNQPTTCSNELVNEMSPSDVNCSQLDSSRPTITCENDNESEISKLTVIRSKKELSVVEGSENITKKSPSKIPRFACFMRCQKLSISF; encoded by the exons atggGAGCCGGTTGTAGCGTTAAGGCTGGCAGGTATGGAGGGTCGATCATGGAAGATCATCATGTCGATGAGAATGGAGACAAGGTTCATGTTGAAGAGGATCATGCACAACTGCATGGAGATTTTGGGGCGCGTATAAGGTTGGAAGGACCTTCTAGGTTTACATCAATGTACAGCCAACAAGGAAGAAAAGGAATCAATCAAGACTCCATGACAGTTTGGGAG GATTTCATTGGGGAGAAAGAAACGTTATTCTGTGGTGTGTTTGATGGTCACGGTCCCCACGGCCATAAAATTTCACGCCATGTACGTGACAGTTTACCCTTGAAGCTATCTGCATCACTTAAATACTTACAGCTTAATCACACAAAATTTGGAGATGTTGATTCCGATGTTGCtaaagatgaagatgatgacGACGACGACAATGATAACAACAATATTAGCGACACCAAAGATATTCATTACAATGAATATAATAATCACCATCTATCTCTCGCCTCAATAGAGGCCAGCTTTGTTAAATCTTTCAAGGAAACCGATCAAGAACTCAGTCAACAGTCCTCTACAGATGCCTTTTGCAGTGGTAGCACAGCCGTTATTGTAGTTAAACAG GGTCATCATTTGATAATCGCCAACTTAGGAGATTCTCGTGCTGTTCTTTACACTAGAGGAGACAATGATCAACTTCTTCCCATTCAGCTCACAGTTGACATGAAACCAGATATTTCAA GTGAAGCTGAAAGAATCAAGAATTGCCAAGGTAGAGTTTTTGCAATAGATGGTGAACCTAATGTTTATAGAATGTGGATGCCTGATGAAGATTGCCCTGGTCTTGCAATGTCAAGGGCCTTTGGAGATTTCTGCCTGAAAAATTGTGGTCTTATATCGATTCCTGAAGTTTCTTATTGGAAGCTAACAAACGATGATGAGTTTGTGGTTCTAGCAACCGATGGG aTATGGGATGTGTTAACAAACAATGAAGTTATAAGAATACTTACTTCTGCAAAGAGGAGATCCACAGCTGCCAAATTGTTAGTACATCATGCTGTTAGAGCTTGGAAGAGTAAATATCCGGGTTCCAAGGTTGATGACTGTACAGTCATATGCTTGTTCCTCAAAAACCAGCCTACTACGTGCTCAAACGAGCTTGTGAATGAAATGAGTCCCAGTGATGTAAACTGCTCACAGCTTGATAGTTCCAGGCCGACCattacatgtgaaaatgataatgAATCTGAAATTAGTAAGCTTACTGTGATACGCTCAAAGAAAGAATTGAGTGTTGTTGAAGGATcagaaaatataacaaaaaagtCACCATCGAAGATTCCTAGGTTTGCCTGCTTTATGAGATGtcaaaaattatcaatatcattttga